One Leisingera sp. M658 genomic window carries:
- a CDS encoding peptide ABC transporter substrate-binding protein, with protein sequence MKLKSLLMGAVATASLAPAAFAERGSDGQVNIIYWQAPSILNPYLSSGTKDIQSSSLVIEPLARYDPQGNMIPYLAVEIPTVDNGGVSEDLTSVTWKIAPGMKWSDGSGVTAHDVKFTADYCMHPEGGCAQLTKYEGVTNVEALDDLTVKVTFDKPTPFPYGPFVGGEGPILQKAQFENCTGARAPECTDANFGPIGTGPFVVDEFKPNDVITMSANQNYRDPAKPAFAKVLFKGGGDATAAGRAVMETGEFDYAWNLQLAPEVIAQMEAGGKGTPVAGFGSLVERIMLNQTDPSSSLPEGERATVKHPHPFLKDPAVYKAMSMAIDRPLLVEIGYGKAGAVSCNWVPAPAAFASDTFDCSTQDIEGAKAMLEEAGYKDTNGDGVRETPDGKPMKILYQTSTNAVRQDFQALIKEWWSQIGIESELRNINASVFFGGDPGSPDTFQKFYADVEMYANNFDGTDPQAYLGNGLCDQAPRPDTQWQGQNISRFCNEEFDQLHAELSKTAGLEARAEIGRRLNDIMVENGGMIPLVHRGRLSAHSNTLGGVNLNVWDSELWNAADWYRIK encoded by the coding sequence ATGAAACTCAAATCCCTATTGATGGGGGCTGTTGCCACGGCCTCCCTCGCGCCTGCGGCCTTTGCCGAGCGCGGGTCAGACGGCCAGGTCAACATCATCTATTGGCAGGCGCCGTCGATCCTGAACCCGTATCTGTCAAGCGGCACCAAGGACATCCAGTCTTCGTCGCTGGTGATTGAACCGCTGGCGCGCTACGACCCGCAGGGCAACATGATCCCCTATCTGGCGGTGGAAATTCCGACTGTGGACAATGGCGGCGTCAGCGAGGATCTGACATCTGTCACCTGGAAAATCGCGCCCGGCATGAAGTGGTCCGATGGCAGCGGTGTCACCGCGCATGACGTCAAGTTCACCGCAGACTACTGTATGCATCCTGAGGGCGGCTGCGCCCAGCTGACCAAATACGAAGGTGTCACCAATGTCGAAGCGCTGGATGATCTGACCGTCAAGGTCACTTTCGACAAGCCGACCCCCTTCCCTTACGGCCCGTTTGTGGGCGGCGAAGGCCCGATCCTGCAAAAGGCGCAGTTTGAAAACTGCACCGGTGCAAGGGCGCCGGAATGCACCGATGCCAACTTTGGCCCGATCGGCACCGGCCCGTTTGTGGTGGATGAGTTCAAGCCGAACGACGTGATCACCATGTCGGCTAACCAAAACTACCGCGACCCGGCCAAGCCGGCGTTCGCCAAGGTACTGTTCAAAGGCGGCGGCGATGCAACTGCTGCGGGGCGTGCCGTAATGGAAACCGGCGAGTTCGATTACGCCTGGAACCTGCAGCTGGCGCCGGAAGTGATCGCGCAGATGGAAGCGGGCGGCAAGGGCACACCGGTTGCAGGCTTCGGCTCGCTGGTGGAACGCATCATGCTGAACCAGACCGACCCGTCATCGAGCCTGCCCGAGGGCGAGCGCGCCACTGTCAAGCATCCGCACCCGTTCCTGAAGGACCCGGCTGTCTACAAGGCGATGTCAATGGCCATCGACCGTCCGCTGCTGGTGGAAATCGGCTATGGCAAGGCGGGCGCAGTCAGCTGCAACTGGGTGCCCGCACCTGCAGCCTTTGCCTCCGACACATTTGACTGCTCCACCCAGGACATCGAAGGCGCCAAGGCGATGCTGGAGGAAGCCGGCTACAAGGACACCAATGGCGACGGCGTGCGGGAAACCCCTGACGGCAAGCCGATGAAAATCCTGTATCAGACCTCGACCAACGCGGTGCGTCAGGACTTCCAGGCGCTGATCAAGGAATGGTGGAGCCAGATCGGCATCGAATCCGAGCTGCGCAACATCAACGCTTCGGTGTTCTTCGGCGGCGATCCGGGTTCGCCCGACACTTTCCAGAAGTTCTATGCCGACGTCGAAATGTATGCCAACAACTTTGACGGCACCGACCCGCAGGCCTACCTGGGCAACGGCCTGTGCGATCAGGCTCCGCGTCCGGACACGCAGTGGCAGGGCCAGAACATCTCGCGCTTCTGCAACGAGGAGTTCGACCAGCTGCACGCCGAGCTGAGCAAGACAGCCGGTCTGGAAGCGCGTGCCGAGATCGGCCGCCGCCTGAACGACATCATGGTTGAAAACGGCGGCATGATCCCGCTGGTGCACCGCGGCCGCCTGTCGGCGCATTCCAATACCCTGGGCGGTGTGAACCTGAACGTCTGGGACAGCGAGCTGTGGAACGCAGCTGACTGGTACCGCATCAAGTAA
- the argE gene encoding acetylornithine deacetylase — translation MAARLTPLEIMQALVSFPTVSRDTNLPLVDWVQEYLSSHGIESHRWVDPQQSHKAAVFAHVGPWEEGAVVLSGHTDVVPVDGQPWDTDPFEVVEKDGKYFGRGTCDMKGYDALAIWALVEAQTQGVKRPLQLALSFDEEIGCTGAPPMIEAMQSVLPKGSAVIVGEPSMMKAVTGHKGGTGYDTHLVGFEVHSSLMHTGVSAIMQGARLIDWANQQNAANMAREPGQVQAMFTPPWTTCHVGMIEGGTAHNITAKDCRFMMDFRVVPGESAGDWEAAYIAKVREVEAEMQAIHPDARIDVSKHFDVPGLVPEQNGEAEALARRVTGDNGSHVVSYGTEAGQFQQAGYSAVICGPGDIAQAHQPNEFITVAQFNAGHDFMRKLVEKLSGYFPLP, via the coding sequence ATGGCTGCCAGATTGACGCCTTTGGAGATCATGCAAGCGCTGGTCTCCTTCCCGACCGTGAGCCGGGACACCAACCTGCCGCTGGTGGATTGGGTGCAGGAATATCTGTCCTCGCACGGTATTGAAAGCCACCGTTGGGTGGACCCCCAGCAATCGCACAAGGCCGCCGTCTTTGCCCATGTTGGTCCTTGGGAGGAGGGCGCCGTGGTGCTCTCGGGCCATACCGATGTGGTGCCTGTGGACGGCCAGCCCTGGGACACCGATCCGTTCGAAGTGGTGGAGAAGGACGGCAAATACTTCGGCCGCGGCACCTGTGATATGAAGGGCTATGACGCGCTGGCGATCTGGGCGCTGGTGGAGGCGCAGACCCAAGGCGTGAAGCGCCCGCTGCAACTGGCGCTGAGTTTTGACGAGGAAATCGGCTGTACCGGCGCGCCGCCAATGATCGAGGCCATGCAGTCCGTGTTGCCCAAAGGTTCAGCGGTGATTGTCGGCGAACCGTCGATGATGAAGGCGGTGACCGGCCACAAGGGCGGCACAGGTTATGACACTCATTTGGTGGGTTTTGAGGTGCATTCGTCGCTGATGCACACCGGCGTCAGCGCCATTATGCAGGGCGCCCGGCTGATCGACTGGGCCAATCAGCAAAACGCCGCGAACATGGCCAGGGAACCGGGCCAGGTGCAGGCGATGTTCACCCCGCCCTGGACTACCTGCCACGTCGGCATGATTGAGGGCGGCACGGCCCACAACATCACTGCCAAGGACTGCCGTTTCATGATGGATTTCCGGGTGGTGCCGGGGGAGAGCGCCGGTGATTGGGAAGCCGCCTATATTGCCAAAGTGCGCGAGGTCGAGGCGGAGATGCAGGCCATCCACCCGGACGCCCGCATTGATGTTTCCAAGCATTTCGACGTGCCCGGACTGGTTCCGGAACAAAACGGCGAGGCAGAGGCGCTGGCGCGCCGGGTGACCGGCGACAACGGCTCCCATGTGGTCAGCTACGGCACTGAAGCGGGCCAGTTTCAGCAGGCGGGTTATTCCGCGGTGATCTGCGGCCCCGGCGACATCGCGCAGGCGCATCAGCCCAACGAGTTTATCACAGTCGCCCAGTTCAATGCGGGTCACGACTTCATGCGCAAGCTGGTGGAGAAGCTGAGCGGTTACTTTCCTCTGCCTTGA
- a CDS encoding ABC transporter ATP-binding protein, producing the protein MLDNTIASIKNLRVEFQTKDGPVIGVEDVSFDVSPGETVCIVGESGSGKSVSSLSLMRLVEFGGGEIAGGELLFNRREGGETNLASTEQEMMKQIRGNEIGMIFQEPMTALNPVFTVGRQLTEGLRIHKNMSKSQAEERALELLRQVRIPEPERRLKQYPHELSGGMRQRVVIAMAMACEPRLLIADEPTTALDVTIQAEILALMDRLKRETGTAVMFITHDMAVVAQMADRVVVMFRGNKVEEGTVQEIFENPKHDYTKALLAAVPKLGEMRGKKYPEPMKLLGVEGQKIEPIKGTDEVLLEVQNLTTRFPVKGGLFRRTISNVHAVEDVSFKVFKGQTLSLVGESGCGKSSAGRSILRLVEPDSGKVEFEGRDVLGFNASQMHKARQDMQMIFQDPFASLNPQMQLIDQVAEPIRNYGLASGSELHDRVASLFDRVHLPRSFMRRYPHEMSGGQRQRIAIARALALNPKLIVADEAVSALDVSVQAQVLNLMMELQAELGLSFLFISHDMAVVERVSHQVGVMYLGRIVEIGPRERVFENPLHAYTQALMKAVPIADPRQRKSEKELNFKPIPSPIHEVGYEPEPSEYLELEPGHFVLTTDSGY; encoded by the coding sequence ATGCTGGACAACACCATTGCGTCCATAAAAAATCTGCGTGTGGAGTTTCAGACCAAGGACGGCCCTGTCATCGGTGTTGAAGATGTCTCCTTTGATGTCAGCCCGGGCGAAACCGTTTGTATCGTGGGCGAATCCGGGTCGGGCAAGTCGGTCTCTTCGCTGTCGCTGATGCGGCTGGTGGAGTTCGGCGGTGGCGAGATCGCGGGCGGCGAGCTGTTGTTCAACCGGCGTGAAGGCGGCGAGACAAATCTGGCCAGCACCGAACAGGAGATGATGAAGCAGATCCGAGGCAACGAGATCGGCATGATCTTCCAGGAGCCGATGACCGCGCTGAACCCGGTGTTCACAGTGGGCCGCCAGCTGACCGAGGGGCTGCGCATCCACAAGAACATGTCCAAATCCCAGGCCGAGGAACGCGCGCTGGAACTGTTGCGCCAGGTTCGCATTCCCGAACCGGAGCGGCGGCTGAAGCAATACCCGCACGAACTGTCCGGCGGCATGCGTCAGCGCGTGGTGATTGCCATGGCGATGGCCTGCGAACCGCGGCTTTTGATCGCCGACGAACCCACAACCGCGCTGGATGTGACTATCCAGGCCGAAATCCTGGCGCTGATGGATCGCCTGAAACGCGAAACCGGAACGGCGGTGATGTTCATCACCCACGACATGGCGGTGGTCGCCCAGATGGCCGACCGCGTCGTTGTCATGTTCCGCGGCAACAAGGTTGAGGAAGGCACGGTTCAGGAGATCTTTGAGAACCCCAAGCACGACTACACCAAGGCGCTGCTGGCCGCAGTTCCAAAACTCGGCGAGATGCGCGGCAAGAAATACCCCGAGCCGATGAAGCTGCTGGGGGTCGAAGGCCAGAAGATCGAACCGATCAAGGGCACGGACGAGGTGCTGCTGGAGGTGCAGAACCTGACAACCCGTTTCCCGGTCAAAGGCGGCCTGTTTCGCCGCACGATTTCTAATGTGCACGCAGTAGAAGATGTCTCTTTCAAGGTGTTCAAGGGCCAGACCCTGTCGCTGGTCGGCGAGTCCGGCTGCGGTAAGTCTTCGGCCGGGCGGTCGATTCTGCGGCTGGTGGAGCCGGATTCAGGCAAAGTGGAGTTTGAGGGCCGCGATGTGCTGGGTTTCAACGCCTCCCAGATGCACAAGGCGCGCCAGGACATGCAGATGATCTTTCAGGATCCCTTTGCCTCGCTGAACCCGCAGATGCAGTTGATCGACCAGGTGGCGGAACCGATCCGGAACTATGGCCTCGCCTCCGGTTCCGAACTGCACGACCGGGTAGCCAGCCTGTTCGACCGTGTCCACTTGCCACGCAGTTTCATGCGCCGCTACCCGCACGAGATGTCCGGCGGCCAGCGCCAGCGGATCGCCATCGCCCGGGCGCTGGCGCTGAACCCCAAGCTGATCGTCGCGGACGAGGCGGTCTCGGCGTTGGATGTGTCGGTGCAGGCGCAGGTGCTGAACCTGATGATGGAGCTGCAGGCGGAACTGGGCCTGTCCTTCCTGTTCATCAGCCACGACATGGCGGTGGTGGAGCGCGTCTCGCATCAGGTCGGGGTAATGTATCTGGGCCGCATCGTTGAAATCGGCCCGCGCGAGCGGGTGTTTGAGAATCCGCTGCACGCCTATACCCAGGCGCTGATGAAAGCTGTGCCGATCGCCGACCCGCGCCAGCGCAAATCGGAGAAAGAGCTGAACTTCAAACCGATCCCCTCGCCGATCCACGAAGTGGGCTATGAGCCGGAACCGTCGGAGTACCTGGAGCTGGAGCCCGGCCATTTCGTGCTGACCACCGACAGCGGATACTGA
- a CDS encoding ABC transporter permease has product MTELSNPVPSKPPRSQWLDVWDQFKSHRGALMGGALFLFIILAVYLGPYLWDIEATKIDIRARNQGPTWAHPFGTDQLGRDMLARMMAGGATSVSVGLTAMLLALFLGSFIGVMAGFFKKLDGPLMRLTDLFLALPLLPLLLVMMLLFREPLNAAFGPEQGIFILIVVSIGVTSWMPTARIVRGDVLALKEREFVMAARSIGTTNSGLITRHILPNVLSPIMVSATLGIATAIITESSLSFLGLGFPPDFPTWGRLLFDATDYLQQHPERVFWPGMAISLTVLSVNYLGDGLRDALDPRIRGR; this is encoded by the coding sequence ATGACTGAGTTGAGCAATCCTGTCCCTTCGAAACCGCCGCGCAGCCAATGGCTGGACGTTTGGGACCAGTTCAAATCCCACCGTGGTGCGCTGATGGGCGGGGCCTTGTTCCTGTTCATCATCCTGGCGGTCTATCTCGGCCCCTACCTGTGGGACATTGAGGCCACCAAGATCGACATCCGCGCCCGCAACCAAGGCCCGACCTGGGCACATCCCTTTGGCACCGATCAGCTGGGCCGCGACATGCTGGCCCGGATGATGGCGGGTGGCGCGACCTCGGTTTCCGTCGGTCTGACCGCGATGCTGCTGGCGCTGTTCCTTGGGTCCTTCATCGGGGTGATGGCCGGCTTCTTCAAGAAACTGGACGGACCGCTGATGCGCCTTACCGACCTGTTCCTGGCGCTGCCGCTGCTGCCGCTTCTGCTGGTTATGATGCTGCTGTTCCGCGAGCCGCTGAACGCGGCGTTCGGGCCGGAACAAGGGATCTTCATCCTGATCGTCGTCTCCATCGGGGTGACCAGCTGGATGCCAACCGCGCGGATCGTGCGCGGCGACGTGCTGGCCCTGAAGGAGCGTGAGTTTGTGATGGCCGCCCGCTCCATTGGCACCACCAACAGCGGGCTGATCACCCGGCATATCCTGCCCAACGTATTGTCGCCGATCATGGTCTCGGCCACCTTAGGGATTGCCACTGCGATCATCACCGAGTCGTCGCTGTCCTTCCTCGGACTCGGCTTCCCGCCGGATTTTCCGACCTGGGGGCGGCTGCTGTTTGATGCCACCGACTATCTGCAGCAGCACCCTGAACGGGTGTTCTGGCCCGGCATGGCGATCTCTTTGACGGTGCTGAGCGTGAACTACCTCGGCGACGGGTTGCGCGACGCGCTGGACCCGCGGATCCGCGGGCGCTGA
- a CDS encoding M20 aminoacylase family protein — protein MPVKNRFAELQDEITAWRRDIHENPEILFETHRTSALVAEKLQAFGCDEVVTGIGRTGVVGVIKGKADTLGKVIALRADMDALPIHEQTGLDYASKTPGAMHACGHDGHTAMLLGAAKYLSETRNFDGTVVVIFQPAEEGGGGAKVMCDDGLMDRWGIQEVYGLHNWPGQPLGSFAIRPGSFFAATDQFDITFEGRGGHAAKPHETVDTTVLAAQAVLALQTIASRNADPVHQIVVSVTSFETSSKAFNVIPQKVQIKGTVRTMSGEMRDLAEKRINEICTGIAATFGGTAGVTYHRGYPVMANHDAQTEFAAKVAASVSGSCEDAPLVMGGEDFAFMLEERPGAYILMGNGDTAMVHHPEYNFNDDAIPAGCSWWAEIVEQRMPAA, from the coding sequence ATGCCGGTCAAGAACCGCTTTGCCGAACTGCAGGATGAAATCACCGCCTGGCGCCGTGACATCCACGAAAACCCGGAAATCCTGTTCGAAACCCACCGTACCAGCGCGCTGGTGGCGGAAAAGCTGCAGGCGTTCGGCTGCGACGAAGTGGTGACCGGCATCGGCCGCACCGGCGTGGTGGGCGTGATTAAGGGTAAGGCGGATACATTGGGCAAGGTCATCGCGTTGCGCGCCGATATGGATGCGCTGCCGATCCATGAGCAGACCGGGCTGGATTATGCCTCCAAGACCCCCGGCGCAATGCATGCCTGCGGCCATGACGGCCACACCGCGATGCTTCTGGGCGCGGCCAAGTACCTGTCCGAAACACGGAATTTTGATGGCACCGTGGTGGTGATCTTCCAACCGGCTGAGGAAGGCGGCGGCGGCGCCAAGGTGATGTGCGATGACGGGCTGATGGACCGCTGGGGCATTCAGGAAGTCTATGGCCTGCACAACTGGCCGGGCCAGCCGCTGGGCTCCTTCGCTATCCGCCCCGGATCCTTCTTCGCCGCCACCGATCAGTTCGACATCACTTTCGAGGGCCGCGGCGGCCATGCTGCCAAACCGCATGAAACCGTGGATACCACCGTTCTGGCAGCCCAGGCCGTGCTGGCGCTGCAGACCATTGCCTCGCGCAATGCCGACCCGGTGCATCAGATCGTGGTCTCTGTGACCTCGTTTGAGACGTCCTCCAAAGCGTTCAACGTGATCCCGCAGAAGGTGCAGATCAAGGGCACCGTGCGCACCATGTCGGGGGAGATGCGCGATCTGGCGGAGAAGCGGATCAACGAGATCTGCACCGGCATCGCCGCGACCTTTGGCGGTACCGCGGGTGTCACCTATCATCGCGGATACCCCGTGATGGCGAATCACGATGCGCAGACTGAGTTCGCCGCCAAGGTGGCCGCCAGTGTTTCCGGTTCCTGCGAAGACGCGCCGCTGGTGATGGGCGGCGAGGATTTCGCTTTCATGCTGGAAGAGCGCCCGGGCGCTTATATTCTGATGGGCAACGGCGATACTGCGATGGTGCATCATCCAGAGTACAACTTCAACGATGACGCGATCCCTGCCGGCTGCAGCTGGTGGGCGGAGATTGTCGAGCAGCGGATGCCGGCAGCTTAA
- a CDS encoding ABC transporter permease, producing MLTFTIRRLILAVPTLLFISLVIFLLLELAPGDPMAQVPLTVPAEVKEKMRLALGLGEPMHIRFWKWLVQFFWIEPQVLIDNIFGTGLADGKLRVISWQTRSPVMDIVVQRMPQTLWVVGTAYVVAILIALPIGIYSAYRQYSWFDQLGTFVSMVGFSVPPFFSGVLVIVIFSVQLGWFPSIYDTTHVVDSWDSFVYQLKQMIMPVMVLALQITAQLSRFMRASMLDNLNQDYVRTARAKGLSEYVVVMVHVLRNSMIPVVTVIALGIPAIFGGAIITEQVFKVNGIGQLLIGAIQANDLPMVQTLTFIFAVLIVLFNLIADVLYGILDPRIRYD from the coding sequence ATGCTGACCTTTACAATCCGGCGGCTGATCCTGGCAGTTCCCACACTGCTGTTCATCAGCCTCGTGATCTTCCTGCTCCTGGAGCTCGCCCCCGGCGATCCCATGGCGCAGGTTCCCCTGACCGTCCCCGCTGAAGTCAAAGAAAAGATGCGCCTGGCCCTGGGCCTGGGCGAGCCAATGCATATCCGGTTCTGGAAATGGCTGGTGCAGTTCTTTTGGATCGAGCCGCAGGTGCTGATCGACAACATCTTCGGCACTGGCCTGGCTGACGGCAAGCTCAGGGTAATTTCCTGGCAGACCCGTTCGCCGGTGATGGACATCGTGGTGCAGCGGATGCCGCAGACCCTGTGGGTGGTCGGCACCGCCTATGTCGTCGCCATCCTGATCGCGCTGCCGATCGGCATCTATTCCGCCTACCGCCAGTATAGCTGGTTCGACCAGCTGGGCACATTCGTGTCGATGGTGGGTTTCTCCGTGCCGCCGTTCTTCTCCGGTGTGCTGGTGATCGTGATCTTCTCGGTGCAGCTGGGCTGGTTCCCGTCGATCTATGACACCACCCATGTGGTCGACAGCTGGGACAGCTTTGTCTACCAGCTGAAGCAGATGATCATGCCGGTGATGGTGCTGGCGCTGCAGATCACTGCCCAGCTGAGCCGCTTTATGCGCGCGTCGATGCTGGACAACCTGAACCAGGATTATGTGCGTACCGCACGGGCCAAGGGCCTGAGTGAATATGTCGTGGTGATGGTGCATGTGCTGCGCAATTCGATGATCCCGGTGGTCACCGTGATCGCGCTGGGTATCCCGGCGATCTTTGGCGGCGCCATCATCACCGAGCAGGTGTTCAAGGTGAACGGCATCGGCCAGCTGCTGATCGGCGCCATTCAGGCCAACGACCTGCCCATGGTGCAGACGCTGACCTTTATCTTTGCGGTGCTGATCGTGCTGTTCAATCTGATCGCCGACGTGCTGTACGGCATTCTTGATCCGAGGATCCGCTATGACTGA
- a CDS encoding YeeE/YedE family protein, whose amino-acid sequence MFETFGFEDTTAREISVLFALAIGVLFGALAQLTRFCFRRALAGDDRRQAAGIWAMALAVAVLGTQAAVAQGWISFADHRLLTGDLPLLAIAAGGLMFGGGMILTRGCASRLVVLAGSGNLRALLVIAVFAVTAHATLKGVLAPLRTALGSVTLPLGEQVSLAALPGGPLLWSAMIATAALAVALRSGNRLLTLGGGALIGLLVPLAWVGTGFVLFDEFDPIAMESLSFTSPAADTLFFVIASSSIPAGFGPGLIGGVLLGALAAALLSGSFQWQSFESPRQTGRYLTGAVLMGTGGVLAGGCTVGAGLAGIPTLSIAAVLALAFIALGGIGMNALLNAASSESAGSPATPNQQPAE is encoded by the coding sequence ATGTTCGAAACATTCGGCTTTGAAGACACCACAGCACGGGAGATTTCCGTCCTGTTCGCGTTGGCCATCGGCGTGCTGTTCGGCGCGCTGGCGCAGCTGACCCGTTTCTGCTTCCGCCGGGCCTTGGCTGGCGATGACCGGCGGCAGGCGGCAGGTATCTGGGCAATGGCTTTGGCGGTTGCGGTCCTTGGCACGCAAGCCGCCGTGGCGCAGGGCTGGATCAGCTTTGCGGACCACCGGTTGTTAACCGGAGATCTGCCGCTGCTGGCAATCGCCGCAGGCGGGCTGATGTTCGGAGGCGGCATGATCCTGACCCGCGGATGCGCGTCGCGGCTGGTAGTTCTGGCAGGCAGCGGCAATTTGCGGGCACTGCTGGTGATCGCAGTCTTTGCCGTTACGGCGCATGCCACGCTCAAGGGCGTTCTGGCGCCGCTTCGAACCGCGCTTGGTTCGGTGACGCTGCCCTTGGGGGAGCAGGTTTCGCTGGCCGCCCTGCCCGGCGGCCCGCTGTTGTGGAGCGCGATGATCGCCACTGCCGCGCTGGCGGTTGCGCTGCGTTCGGGAAATCGCTTGCTGACACTGGGCGGCGGCGCCTTGATCGGCTTGCTGGTGCCCCTGGCTTGGGTTGGCACCGGCTTTGTGCTGTTTGACGAATTCGACCCGATCGCAATGGAGAGCCTGTCGTTCACCTCTCCGGCTGCGGACACATTGTTCTTTGTGATCGCCTCCAGCTCCATTCCTGCCGGCTTTGGGCCGGGTCTGATCGGCGGTGTGCTGCTGGGCGCCCTGGCGGCGGCGCTGCTGAGCGGCAGCTTCCAATGGCAAAGCTTTGAAAGCCCGCGCCAAACAGGCCGCTATCTGACCGGCGCCGTGCTGATGGGAACCGGCGGAGTATTGGCAGGCGGTTGCACGGTGGGTGCGGGGCTGGCCGGCATCCCCACGCTCAGCATAGCCGCTGTGCTGGCGCTGGCCTTTATCGCGCTTGGCGGCATCGGCATGAATGCCCTGCTTAATGCAGCTTCTTCCGAATCCGCTGGATCCCCAGCCACACCAAACCAACAACCGGCAGAGTGA
- a CDS encoding M20 aminoacylase family protein, with the protein MPAKNRFAEMHQEITAWRHHLHENPELMYEVHETAAFVVERLKEFGVTDITTGVGKTGVVAVIEGRTNTSGRAIGLRADMDALPIPEASGVGYASKTPGVMHACGHDGHTSILLGAAKYLAETRNFDGKAVLIFQPAEEGGAGGKAMCDDGLMDRWGIQEVYGLHNMPGLPVGEFAIRPGPLMASSDEFIITVTGKGGHAAAPHEAIDTTLVASQIVVSLHSIVSRNVDPVKRVVLTVGTFETDSTASNVIAHTAKLQGTVRTLDPEYRTQAGDWVRRVAESTAVAFGAKAEVEWVPGYPVTINDENGTAHAVEAAQAVSAKVDAETPPIMPSEDFSYMLEQRPGAYIFLGNGDTQMCHHPAYVFDDEAIPLGCSWFAELVERRMPAA; encoded by the coding sequence ATGCCGGCCAAGAACCGCTTTGCCGAGATGCACCAGGAGATCACCGCTTGGCGCCATCACCTGCACGAGAACCCCGAACTGATGTACGAGGTGCACGAGACCGCCGCCTTTGTGGTGGAGCGGCTTAAGGAGTTCGGCGTCACCGATATCACCACTGGCGTGGGCAAGACCGGGGTGGTGGCGGTGATCGAGGGCAGGACCAATACCTCCGGTCGCGCTATCGGCCTGCGCGCTGATATGGACGCGCTGCCAATCCCTGAGGCCTCGGGAGTGGGCTACGCCTCGAAGACACCTGGCGTGATGCATGCCTGCGGCCATGACGGCCACACGTCGATCCTGCTGGGGGCGGCTAAGTATCTTGCAGAGACACGGAATTTTGACGGCAAAGCAGTGCTGATCTTCCAGCCTGCAGAAGAAGGCGGCGCAGGCGGCAAGGCAATGTGCGACGACGGGCTGATGGACCGCTGGGGTATCCAGGAGGTCTATGGCCTGCACAATATGCCGGGCCTTCCGGTGGGTGAATTTGCCATCCGCCCCGGTCCGCTGATGGCGTCTTCGGATGAGTTCATCATCACCGTCACCGGCAAGGGCGGCCACGCCGCCGCCCCGCATGAGGCGATTGATACGACGCTTGTGGCCTCTCAGATCGTGGTCTCGCTGCATTCGATCGTCTCGCGCAACGTCGACCCGGTAAAGCGCGTGGTGCTGACCGTCGGCACGTTTGAGACCGACAGCACGGCGTCAAACGTGATTGCCCATACCGCCAAGTTGCAAGGCACCGTCCGAACCCTGGATCCGGAGTACCGCACCCAGGCCGGGGATTGGGTGCGCCGGGTTGCCGAAAGCACGGCAGTGGCCTTTGGCGCCAAGGCCGAGGTCGAATGGGTTCCTGGCTATCCCGTTACCATCAATGATGAAAACGGCACCGCCCATGCAGTGGAGGCGGCGCAGGCGGTCTCTGCCAAGGTCGATGCCGAGACCCCGCCGATTATGCCATCCGAGGATTTCTCTTATATGCTGGAGCAGCGCCCCGGCGCCTATATCTTCCTCGGCAACGGCGACACTCAGATGTGCCACCACCCGGCCTATGTCTTTGACGACGAAGCGATTCCCTTGGGATGCAGCTGGTTTGCCGAGCTGGTGGAACGAAGAATGCCTGCGGCCTGA